In Flavobacterium sp. N3904, one DNA window encodes the following:
- a CDS encoding bifunctional aconitate hydratase 2/2-methylisocitrate dehydratase codes for MMTYSDYIKEIEERKGQGLHPKPIDGAELLSEIIAQIKDLNNEYRVDSLNFFIYNVVPGTTPAANVKANFLKEIVLGQSVVAEITPAFALELLSHMKGGTSIKVLLDLALGNDVAIAKDAAEVLKTQVYLYEADTDRLAEAFKNGNEIAKDILESYAKAEFFTKLPEIAEEIKVVTFIAGEGDISTDLLSPGNQAHSRSDRELHGKCLISPEAQAEIKALATANPDKSVMLIAEKGTMGVGSSRMSGVNNVALWSGKQASPYVPFINIAPIVAGTNGISPIFLTTVDVTGGIGLDLKNWVKKLDENGNVVRNESGDPILEEVYSVATGTVLTINTKTKKLYNGDKELIDISKAFTPQKIEFIKAGGSYAIVFGKKLQTFASKTLGIPIVSVYAPSKEVSVEGQGLTAVEKIFNKNAVGTTPGKILHAGSDVRVTVNIVGSQDTTGLMTSQELESMAATVISPIVDGAYQSGCHTASVWDNKSKANIPRLMKFMNDFGLITARDPKGVYHSMTDVIHKVLNDITVNEWAIIIGGDSHTRMSKGVAFGADSGTVALALATGEASMPIPESVKVTFKGDMKGYMDFRDVVHATQSQMLKTFGGENVFQGRIIEVHLGTLNADQAFTFTDWTAEMKAKASICISEDYTLIESLEMAKGRIQIMIDKGMDNKNQVLKGLIAIADKRIAEIISGEKPALRPDANAKYYAEVVVDLDQIAEPMIADPDVNNADVSKRYTHDTIRPLSFYGGVKKVDLGFIGSCMVHKGDMKILAHMLKNIDEQEGKVEFKAPLVVAPPTYNIVDELKAEGDWEILQKYSGFEFDDNVPKAAARTSYENMLYLERPGCNLCMGNQEKAAKGDTVMATSTRLFQGRVVEDTEGKKGESLLSSTPVVVLSTILGRTPTIEEYKTAVEGINLTKFAPSHKLLVK; via the coding sequence ATTATGACTTATAGCGATTACATTAAAGAAATCGAAGAACGAAAAGGTCAGGGGCTTCACCCGAAACCTATTGATGGCGCCGAATTGCTAAGCGAAATCATTGCGCAAATTAAAGATTTAAATAACGAGTACAGAGTAGATTCTCTTAACTTCTTTATTTATAATGTTGTTCCTGGAACTACTCCTGCTGCAAATGTTAAAGCTAATTTTTTAAAAGAAATCGTTCTAGGTCAATCAGTAGTTGCTGAAATTACCCCTGCTTTTGCTTTAGAGTTATTATCGCATATGAAGGGTGGTACTTCTATAAAGGTATTACTTGATTTAGCTTTAGGTAATGATGTTGCTATTGCAAAAGATGCTGCCGAAGTTTTAAAGACACAAGTTTATCTTTATGAAGCAGATACTGATCGTTTGGCTGAGGCTTTCAAAAACGGTAACGAAATTGCTAAGGATATCTTAGAGAGTTACGCAAAGGCTGAGTTCTTTACTAAATTGCCTGAAATTGCAGAAGAAATTAAGGTAGTTACTTTTATTGCTGGTGAAGGAGATATTTCAACTGATTTACTTTCTCCAGGAAACCAAGCGCACTCCCGTTCAGATCGTGAACTTCATGGAAAATGTTTAATTTCTCCTGAAGCACAAGCTGAAATCAAAGCATTAGCAACTGCGAATCCTGATAAGAGCGTGATGTTAATCGCTGAAAAAGGTACTATGGGTGTGGGTTCTTCAAGAATGTCAGGTGTAAATAACGTGGCACTTTGGAGTGGAAAACAAGCAAGTCCTTATGTTCCATTTATTAATATTGCTCCAATAGTTGCGGGAACAAATGGTATTTCTCCGATTTTCCTAACAACTGTTGATGTTACTGGTGGTATTGGTCTTGACCTTAAAAACTGGGTAAAAAAACTTGACGAAAATGGGAACGTTGTTCGTAATGAAAGTGGTGATCCTATTCTTGAAGAAGTTTATTCTGTTGCTACCGGTACTGTTCTTACTATTAATACAAAGACAAAGAAACTTTATAACGGTGATAAAGAATTGATTGATATTTCTAAGGCATTTACTCCTCAGAAAATTGAATTTATAAAAGCAGGTGGATCTTACGCAATTGTATTTGGAAAAAAATTGCAAACATTTGCATCAAAGACTCTGGGTATTCCTATTGTATCAGTATATGCTCCATCAAAAGAGGTTTCTGTTGAAGGGCAAGGTCTTACGGCTGTAGAAAAAATATTTAATAAAAATGCGGTAGGAACAACACCAGGTAAAATTTTACATGCTGGTTCTGATGTTCGTGTTACTGTGAATATCGTTGGTTCACAAGATACAACTGGTTTGATGACTTCTCAGGAATTAGAGTCTATGGCTGCTACTGTGATTTCTCCAATTGTTGACGGTGCTTACCAATCAGGTTGTCATACTGCTTCAGTTTGGGATAATAAGTCTAAGGCAAATATCCCGCGATTAATGAAATTCATGAACGATTTCGGATTGATCACAGCTCGTGACCCGAAAGGCGTTTATCATTCAATGACGGATGTAATTCACAAAGTGCTTAATGATATTACTGTAAACGAGTGGGCTATCATCATCGGTGGTGACTCTCATACAAGAATGTCTAAAGGTGTTGCTTTTGGTGCTGACTCAGGAACTGTTGCTCTTGCATTGGCTACTGGTGAGGCTTCTATGCCAATTCCAGAATCTGTGAAGGTAACTTTCAAAGGAGATATGAAAGGATACATGGATTTCCGTGATGTGGTTCATGCTACACAATCTCAGATGCTTAAAACATTTGGTGGAGAAAATGTATTCCAAGGAAGAATTATTGAGGTTCACTTAGGAACTCTTAATGCGGATCAAGCGTTTACGTTTACGGACTGGACTGCTGAAATGAAAGCAAAAGCGTCTATCTGTATTTCTGAGGATTATACTTTGATTGAATCTTTGGAGATGGCGAAAGGTAGAATTCAAATCATGATTGACAAGGGAATGGATAACAAAAATCAAGTTCTTAAAGGATTGATTGCTATAGCTGACAAGAGAATCGCTGAGATTATATCAGGTGAAAAACCAGCGCTAAGACCTGATGCAAACGCTAAGTATTACGCTGAAGTGGTTGTAGATTTGGATCAGATTGCTGAGCCAATGATTGCTGATCCAGACGTAAATAATGCTGATGTTTCTAAACGATATACTCACGATACCATCAGACCTTTATCTTTCTATGGTGGAGTTAAAAAAGTAGATCTTGGATTTATCGGTTCTTGTATGGTTCACAAAGGAGATATGAAAATCCTTGCTCACATGCTTAAGAATATTGATGAGCAAGAAGGTAAAGTAGAGTTCAAAGCGCCTCTAGTTGTAGCACCTCCTACTTATAATATTGTTGATGAATTGAAAGCAGAAGGTGACTGGGAAATTTTACAAAAATATTCTGGTTTCGAATTTGACGATAATGTTCCTAAAGCTGCAGCACGTACATCATACGAAAATATGTTGTACTTAGAGCGTCCAGGTTGTAATCTTTGTATGGGTAACCAAGAAAAAGCGGCCAAAGGAGATACGGTTATGGCAACATCTACTCGTCTTTTCCAAGGAAGAGTCGTTGAAGATACTGAGGGTAAAAAAGGAGAATCATTACTTTCCTCTACGCCAGTTGTAGTTTTATCTACAATACTTGGAAGAACCCCAACAATAGAAGAATATAAAACTGCTGTAGAAGGTATTAATCTAACCAAGTTTGCGCCTTCTCATAAATTACTAGTTAAATAA
- a CDS encoding AAA family ATPase, translated as MSDVTAIQNLVQKRNELKKEIAKIIVGQEAVVDQILLCIFSGGHALLVGVPGLAKTLLVNTLAQALGLDFKRIQFTPDLMPSDILGSEILDENRQFKFIKGPIFSNIILADEINRTPPKTQAALLEAMQERSVTIAGANHKLSLPYFVLATQNPIEQEGTYPLPEAQLDRFMFAIKLEYPSFEEEVQVVKRTTADSSATVNALFTAQEIIDFQHLIRRIPVADNVVEYAVTLVSKTRPDNALSNEFVKNYLDWGAGPRASQNLILAAKANAAFHGKFSPDIEDVKAVAVGILRHRIIKNYKADAEGVTEEMIIGKLI; from the coding sequence ATGTCGGATGTAACAGCAATACAGAATTTGGTTCAAAAACGTAACGAACTAAAAAAAGAAATTGCAAAAATAATTGTTGGCCAAGAAGCAGTTGTAGATCAAATTTTGCTTTGTATTTTTTCTGGAGGACATGCCTTGTTAGTGGGTGTTCCTGGATTAGCAAAAACATTATTGGTAAACACTTTGGCGCAGGCTTTGGGATTGGATTTTAAGAGAATTCAGTTCACTCCGGATTTAATGCCTTCAGATATTCTTGGAAGTGAAATTTTGGACGAAAATAGACAGTTTAAATTTATAAAAGGACCAATATTTTCGAATATTATTCTGGCAGATGAAATAAATAGAACACCTCCAAAAACGCAAGCTGCCTTATTAGAAGCGATGCAAGAACGTTCGGTTACTATTGCGGGAGCAAATCATAAATTGAGTTTGCCTTATTTTGTGTTGGCAACCCAAAATCCAATCGAGCAAGAAGGAACTTATCCTTTGCCCGAAGCACAATTGGACCGTTTTATGTTTGCCATAAAATTGGAATATCCTTCGTTTGAAGAAGAGGTACAGGTGGTAAAACGCACAACTGCAGATTCAAGTGCTACTGTAAATGCATTGTTTACAGCGCAGGAGATAATCGATTTTCAGCATTTGATTCGTCGTATTCCTGTAGCGGATAATGTTGTAGAATATGCCGTAACATTGGTAAGTAAAACCCGTCCCGATAACGCGCTTTCGAATGAATTTGTTAAAAATTATCTAGATTGGGGTGCAGGCCCAAGGGCTTCACAGAATTTGATTTTGGCGGCCAAAGCCAATGCTGCTTTTCACGGAAAGTTTTCACCGGATATTGAAGATGTAAAGGCTGTGGCGGTTGGTATTTTGCGACACCGAATTATTAAAAATTACAAAGCTGACGCCGAAGGAGTGACTGAGGAAATGATAATTGGAAAGCTAATTTAA
- a CDS encoding peptidylprolyl isomerase: protein MSLKTVRMKSLVNKVVVTLFLCFISPLLMHAQEIIKDSVVAIKAVEPSGKRLKVDGVVATVGDYIVLDSDIDKSFLEISSRGGSIKDITRCQILGSLLEDKLYAHQAVQDSIIVSDAEVKGMMDERLNYMVEQIGSMDKVVKYYQKDSEEEFRTYFFDVLKEQKLTEEMRKKIIDKVEITPEEVREFYKKIPTADLPVFGAELEVAQIVIKPKLTDADKQKVIDKLNAFRKECKEGASFATKAVLYSEDPGSSKNGGYYKMTRRTPFVKEFKDVAFSLAEGEISEPFETTFGYHIIYVEKIKGQEVELRHILISPTFSPDALKEAKEKITLIRNKILNKEITFAEAARTTSDEKETRANGGALVNPKTQDTRFELTKMDPSLYTQVSNLKDNEISMPFLEDNQGKKDYKIMIVTNRIDEHTADYAKDYIKIKDLALKEKQIQAIGKWFDAKIKDTYIKVLGEYRDCPFTNNWLKK, encoded by the coding sequence ATGTCTTTAAAAACAGTCAGAATGAAATCCTTGGTGAATAAGGTTGTTGTTACATTATTTCTTTGCTTTATCTCACCTTTATTAATGCATGCTCAAGAAATTATAAAAGATAGTGTGGTTGCCATTAAAGCGGTTGAGCCATCTGGCAAAAGATTGAAAGTGGATGGAGTGGTAGCAACTGTTGGTGATTATATTGTTTTGGATTCGGATATTGATAAATCCTTTTTAGAAATTAGCAGTCGCGGTGGTTCAATAAAAGATATTACAAGATGCCAGATTCTGGGAAGTCTGCTAGAAGATAAATTGTATGCCCATCAGGCGGTTCAAGACAGTATTATAGTAAGTGATGCCGAAGTAAAAGGGATGATGGATGAAAGACTAAACTATATGGTAGAACAAATAGGTTCTATGGATAAAGTGGTAAAGTATTATCAAAAGGATTCTGAGGAAGAATTTAGAACTTATTTCTTTGATGTTTTGAAAGAGCAAAAGCTGACTGAAGAAATGAGAAAAAAAATTATAGATAAAGTCGAAATCACACCTGAAGAAGTTCGTGAATTCTATAAAAAAATACCAACAGCAGATTTACCCGTTTTTGGAGCTGAATTGGAAGTTGCTCAAATTGTTATCAAGCCAAAACTTACCGATGCGGATAAGCAAAAAGTAATTGACAAACTCAATGCATTCCGAAAAGAATGTAAGGAAGGCGCGAGTTTTGCGACCAAAGCAGTTTTGTATTCAGAAGATCCAGGTTCCAGTAAGAATGGTGGGTATTATAAAATGACAAGGAGAACCCCATTTGTAAAAGAATTTAAAGATGTCGCTTTTAGTCTTGCCGAAGGCGAGATCTCAGAACCTTTTGAAACTACTTTTGGATATCATATTATTTATGTTGAAAAAATAAAAGGTCAAGAAGTTGAATTGAGACATATATTGATTTCACCAACATTTTCGCCAGATGCTTTGAAAGAAGCGAAGGAAAAAATTACCTTGATTAGAAATAAAATCTTAAACAAAGAAATCACTTTTGCGGAAGCCGCCAGAACAACATCTGATGAAAAAGAAACGAGAGCAAATGGTGGAGCCCTTGTAAATCCTAAGACGCAAGATACCCGATTTGAATTGACAAAAATGGATCCGTCACTATATACTCAGGTTTCCAATTTAAAAGACAACGAAATTTCTATGCCTTTTCTTGAAGATAATCAAGGTAAGAAAGATTATAAAATTATGATTGTAACCAATAGAATCGATGAGCACACGGCTGATTATGCTAAAGATTACATCAAAATTAAAGATTTGGCTTTGAAAGAAAAACAAATTCAGGCTATTGGAAAATGGTTTGATGCCAAAATAAAAGATACCTATATTAAAGTTTTGGGTGAATATAGAGATTGCCCTTTTACAAATAACTGGTTGAAAAAATAA
- a CDS encoding alpha-amylase — MKKPNFKMYALCALLVGLYSCNSSDEATTNSIETAREFKIINVTTHDGRPFSTGKTSSSITGKYVDNPGGGVMMQAFYWDVPAGGNWWNTVGTKVVAWGNAGIGSIWLPPVSKAQNGAFSMGYDPTDYFDFGDYNQNGTVETRFGSKAELVSLITKAHAENIKVYADIVINHNSGGQLENNPFTGTQTYTNFTGVASGKFKRTSADFYKNSFGNNDEGSFGGFPDLCHAAPNVQDWLWKRTDGVGKYYKNTMKFDGWRFDYVKGFGSWVIKDWNTNVGGFSVGELWDSNVNILNNWANAANSSVFDFACYYKMNDAFDGNNLNLLTDDMMWKRNPYKAVTFVTNHDTDEIWAKELAYAYILTHEGYPTIFYRDYEEWLNKAKLNNLIWIHNNKATGNTSILYADNDEYVARRNGYNGNPGLVVYINNSTSTLERWIQTNWASKQIKDFTGNSTWYPTTQADQWVKIQCPPKSYTVWSLNI; from the coding sequence ATGAAAAAACCAAATTTTAAAATGTACGCATTATGTGCATTATTAGTCGGGCTTTATTCCTGTAATTCATCGGATGAAGCCACTACTAATAGCATTGAAACCGCACGTGAATTCAAAATCATCAATGTCACGACACATGATGGCCGCCCTTTTAGTACAGGAAAAACAAGTTCTTCAATTACAGGAAAATATGTCGACAATCCTGGCGGGGGCGTTATGATGCAAGCCTTTTATTGGGATGTTCCAGCAGGTGGAAACTGGTGGAATACAGTAGGAACAAAAGTTGTAGCATGGGGAAATGCAGGAATTGGTTCCATCTGGCTACCTCCTGTGTCAAAAGCACAAAATGGAGCTTTCTCAATGGGATATGATCCAACAGATTATTTTGACTTTGGAGATTATAATCAAAATGGAACTGTAGAAACTCGTTTTGGATCTAAAGCCGAACTGGTAAGCTTAATAACAAAAGCACACGCAGAAAACATAAAAGTGTACGCCGATATTGTAATCAACCACAATAGTGGCGGACAATTAGAAAACAATCCATTTACAGGAACCCAAACCTATACTAACTTCACGGGTGTTGCTTCAGGAAAATTCAAAAGAACTAGTGCCGATTTTTACAAAAATTCATTCGGGAATAACGATGAAGGTTCTTTTGGAGGATTTCCGGATTTATGTCATGCTGCACCAAATGTACAAGACTGGTTATGGAAAAGAACCGATGGTGTAGGTAAATACTATAAAAACACAATGAAATTTGATGGATGGAGATTTGACTATGTAAAAGGTTTTGGATCATGGGTAATAAAAGACTGGAATACAAACGTAGGCGGATTTTCTGTTGGTGAATTATGGGATTCAAATGTAAATATCCTAAACAATTGGGCTAATGCAGCAAATAGTTCAGTATTTGATTTTGCTTGTTATTACAAAATGAATGACGCTTTTGACGGCAACAATCTAAACTTATTGACAGATGACATGATGTGGAAAAGAAATCCATACAAAGCAGTCACATTTGTAACCAATCACGATACAGATGAAATTTGGGCCAAAGAATTAGCTTATGCATATATACTTACCCACGAAGGTTATCCGACAATTTTCTACAGAGACTATGAAGAATGGCTTAATAAAGCAAAATTGAACAATCTAATTTGGATTCATAACAACAAAGCGACAGGAAATACATCAATATTATATGCCGATAATGATGAATATGTTGCAAGAAGAAACGGCTACAATGGCAATCCAGGATTGGTAGTATACATCAACAATTCTACATCAACACTAGAAAGATGGATTCAGACCAATTGGGCATCCAAACAAATCAAAGATTTTACAGGAAATTCTACCTGGTATCCTACAACCCAAGCAGATCAATGGGTAAAAATACAATGTCCTCCAAAAAGCTACACAGTTTGGTCATTAAATATCTAA
- a CDS encoding peptide chain release factor 3: protein MSFLKEIQRRRTFGIISHPDAGKTTLTEKLLLFGGAIQEAGAVKNNKIKKGATSDFMEIERQRGISVSTSVLAFNYKEKKINILDTPGHKDFAEDTFRTLTAVDSVIVVIDVAKGVEEQTEKLVAVCRMRKIPIIVFINKLDREGKDAFDLMDEVEQKLGLTVTPLSFPIGMGYDFQGIYNLWEQNINLFSGDSRKNIEETIAFSDVQSPELEKIIGQKPADRLREELELIDEVYPKFDRQDYLDGKLQPVFFGSALNNFGVRELLDCFVAIAPSPRPKDSETRLVDPKEEKMSGFVFKIHANMDPKHRDRLAFIKIVSGTFERNKPYYHVRQKKNLKFSSPNAFFAEKKEIVDISYPGDIVGLHDTGNFKIGDTLTEGEIMSFKGIPSFSPEHFRYINNADPMKAKQLDKGVDQLMDEGVAQLFTLEMNNRKIIGTVGALQYEVIQYRLEHEYGAKCTYENFPVHKACWVKPNDPKSDEFKEFRRIKQKFLAHDKYGQLVFLADSDFTIQMTQNKYPNVKLFFTSEFE, encoded by the coding sequence ATGAGTTTTTTAAAAGAAATACAACGAAGACGCACTTTTGGGATTATATCACATCCTGATGCTGGAAAAACAACTTTAACTGAAAAATTACTTCTTTTTGGAGGAGCTATTCAAGAAGCAGGTGCCGTAAAAAATAATAAAATAAAAAAGGGAGCAACGAGCGATTTCATGGAAATTGAACGTCAGAGAGGAATTTCGGTTTCTACTTCTGTTTTGGCCTTTAATTACAAAGAAAAAAAAATAAACATTCTTGACACGCCTGGTCACAAGGATTTTGCCGAAGATACCTTTAGAACTTTAACTGCCGTAGACAGTGTAATTGTTGTAATTGACGTTGCAAAAGGAGTCGAAGAGCAAACAGAAAAATTGGTAGCCGTATGCAGGATGCGTAAAATTCCAATTATAGTTTTCATCAATAAATTAGACAGAGAAGGAAAAGATGCTTTTGATCTAATGGATGAAGTAGAACAAAAATTGGGATTAACCGTAACTCCACTAAGTTTTCCAATAGGAATGGGCTATGACTTTCAGGGAATTTACAATCTTTGGGAACAAAATATAAATCTATTCAGTGGTGATAGTCGAAAAAATATTGAAGAAACAATAGCTTTCTCTGATGTTCAAAGTCCTGAATTAGAAAAAATAATTGGTCAAAAACCAGCGGATCGCTTACGCGAAGAACTAGAATTGATTGACGAAGTATACCCAAAATTTGATCGTCAGGATTATTTAGACGGAAAATTACAACCAGTATTTTTTGGTTCTGCCTTAAATAATTTTGGAGTGAGAGAACTTCTTGATTGTTTCGTTGCTATTGCGCCATCTCCTAGACCGAAAGATTCTGAAACAAGGCTAGTAGATCCAAAAGAAGAAAAAATGTCCGGTTTTGTATTTAAAATACACGCCAATATGGATCCAAAACACAGAGATCGATTGGCTTTTATAAAGATTGTTTCTGGAACTTTTGAAAGAAACAAACCTTATTACCACGTTCGCCAGAAAAAAAACTTAAAATTCTCTAGTCCAAATGCATTTTTTGCCGAAAAGAAAGAAATTGTCGATATTTCCTATCCGGGGGATATTGTAGGATTGCACGATACGGGGAATTTCAAAATCGGAGATACTTTGACCGAAGGTGAAATCATGAGTTTTAAAGGAATTCCGAGTTTTTCTCCAGAGCATTTTAGATACATCAATAATGCCGATCCGATGAAAGCCAAACAACTTGACAAAGGGGTAGATCAGTTGATGGATGAAGGGGTAGCTCAATTATTCACTTTAGAAATGAATAATAGAAAAATAATAGGAACAGTTGGAGCCTTACAATATGAAGTTATCCAATACCGATTAGAACATGAGTATGGCGCTAAATGTACTTATGAAAACTTCCCGGTTCATAAAGCGTGTTGGGTAAAACCAAATGATCCAAAAAGCGATGAGTTCAAAGAATTTAGACGTATCAAGCAAAAGTTCCTGGCCCATGACAAATATGGTCAATTAGTATTTCTTGCTGACTCGGACTTCACTATACAAATGACTCAAAATAAATATCCAAATGTAAAATTATTTTTTACATCAGAATTTGAATAA